From Vibrio aerogenes, a single genomic window includes:
- the atpA gene encoding F0F1 ATP synthase subunit alpha, producing the protein MQLNSTEISDLIKQRIETFNVVSEARNEGTIVSVSDGIIRIHGLTDVMQGEMIELPGGRYALALNLERDSVGAVVMGPYADLKEGTKVTGTGRILEVPVGPELLGRVVNTLGEPIDGKGPIEAKLSSPVEVIAPGVIDRKSVDQPVQTGYKSVDSMIPIGRGQRELIIGDRQTGKTAMAIDAIINQKDSGIFSIYVAIGQKASTIANVVRKLEEHGALANTIVVVASASESAALQYLAPYAGCTMGEYFRDRGEDALIVYDDLSKQAVAYRQISLLLKRPPGREAFPGDVFYLHSRLLERAARVSEEYVEHFTDGKVKGKTGSLTALPIIETQAGDVSAFVPTNVISITDGQIFLQTELFNAGVRPAVDPGISVSRVGGSAQTKIMKKLSGGIRTALAQYRELAAFAQFSSDLDEATKKQLDHGQKVTELMKQKQYAPMSVFDQSLVIFAAERGYLEDIELSKLLDFEAALLSFAHNQYADFVAEINKTGAYNDDIEAKLKKLVDEFKANQTW; encoded by the coding sequence ATGCAACTTAATTCCACGGAAATTAGCGATCTAATTAAACAGCGTATAGAAACTTTTAACGTTGTTAGTGAAGCTCGCAATGAAGGTACTATCGTATCGGTAAGCGATGGTATTATCCGCATTCACGGCCTGACGGACGTGATGCAAGGTGAAATGATTGAATTACCGGGTGGCCGTTATGCATTAGCACTTAACCTTGAGAGAGACTCTGTAGGTGCTGTTGTTATGGGGCCATATGCCGACCTGAAGGAAGGCACTAAAGTTACAGGTACCGGGCGTATTCTTGAAGTACCTGTAGGACCTGAGCTTCTGGGGCGCGTAGTGAATACACTGGGTGAGCCTATCGATGGTAAAGGTCCTATTGAGGCAAAATTGTCTTCTCCTGTAGAAGTGATAGCGCCTGGTGTCATTGATCGTAAATCTGTAGATCAACCAGTTCAGACTGGTTATAAGTCTGTCGACTCAATGATTCCTATTGGTCGTGGTCAGCGTGAATTGATTATCGGTGACCGTCAGACTGGTAAAACAGCGATGGCTATTGATGCCATTATTAACCAGAAAGATTCAGGTATTTTTTCTATTTACGTTGCTATTGGCCAAAAGGCATCAACAATTGCAAACGTTGTGCGTAAACTTGAAGAGCATGGTGCTTTAGCAAACACTATTGTTGTTGTTGCGTCTGCATCTGAATCCGCTGCCCTGCAATATCTGGCACCTTATGCCGGATGTACAATGGGTGAATATTTCAGAGATCGTGGCGAAGATGCGTTGATTGTTTATGATGATTTATCTAAACAAGCGGTTGCTTATCGTCAAATTTCTTTGTTGCTGAAACGCCCACCTGGCCGTGAAGCTTTCCCGGGTGATGTATTCTACTTACATTCACGTTTGCTTGAGCGTGCTGCTCGGGTAAGTGAAGAGTATGTTGAACATTTTACTGATGGTAAAGTGAAAGGGAAAACCGGTTCTCTGACTGCTCTTCCTATTATCGAAACTCAGGCTGGTGATGTTTCTGCTTTTGTACCAACAAACGTAATCTCTATTACGGATGGTCAAATCTTCCTACAAACTGAACTATTTAATGCAGGTGTACGTCCTGCTGTTGACCCGGGTATTTCTGTATCCCGTGTTGGTGGTTCAGCTCAAACGAAGATTATGAAGAAATTATCTGGTGGTATTCGTACTGCACTGGCACAGTATCGTGAATTGGCTGCGTTCGCTCAGTTCTCTTCTGATCTGGATGAAGCAACTAAGAAACAGCTTGATCATGGACAGAAAGTCACTGAATTGATGAAACAGAAGCAATATGCACCTATGTCTGTTTTCGATCAGTCATTAGTTATATTTGCTGCTGAACGTGGTTATCTTGAAGATATTGAGTTAAGCAAATTGCTTGATTTCGAAGCTGCCTTACTATCGTTTGCTCACAATCAATATGCTGATTTTGTAGCTGAGATTAACAAGACTGGTGCTTATAACGATGATATCGAAGCGAAGCTGAAAAAGCTGGTCGATGAGTTTAAAGCAAACCAAACTTGGTAA
- the atpH gene encoding F0F1 ATP synthase subunit delta, translating to MSDLATIARPYAKAAFDFAVEKGQLDQWGEMLIFAAEVTRNEHMKELLNSSMAAEKMAELFIAVCGDQFDEFGQNLIKVMAENGRLKALSDVCDLFFELKVEHEKQVEVEVVSATELSEQQKTEISNKLEQRLERKVQLNCSIDEALLGGVIIRAGDLVIDSSVSGRLSRLSDVLQS from the coding sequence ATGTCTGATTTGGCAACAATCGCACGCCCCTATGCTAAAGCAGCTTTTGACTTTGCGGTGGAAAAAGGGCAACTCGACCAATGGGGTGAGATGCTTATTTTCGCTGCTGAAGTAACCAGAAATGAGCATATGAAAGAGTTATTGAATAGCTCTATGGCTGCCGAAAAAATGGCAGAATTATTTATTGCCGTTTGTGGTGATCAGTTTGATGAATTTGGCCAGAACCTGATTAAAGTGATGGCTGAAAATGGGCGATTAAAAGCTCTTTCTGATGTCTGTGATTTGTTTTTTGAGCTTAAAGTTGAGCATGAAAAGCAAGTGGAAGTAGAAGTTGTATCTGCAACTGAGCTTTCCGAACAACAAAAAACAGAAATCAGCAACAAACTTGAGCAGCGACTCGAGCGCAAAGTTCAGCTGAATTGCAGTATAGATGAGGCCCTACTCGGTGGGGTTATAATTCGAGCCGGAGACTTAGTCATCGATAGTTCAGTGTCTGGACGATTGTCCCGACTGAGCGATGTCTTACAGTCTTAA
- the atpF gene encoding F0F1 ATP synthase subunit B, with amino-acid sequence MNINATLFGQAIAFAIFVLFCMKYVWTPLIAAIEERQKKIADGLSAAERAEKDLDLAKANASERMKEAKRTAAEVIEQANKRKLQIIDEARVEAEGEREKIIAQAAAEIESLRNRARDDLRKQVAALAVAGAEKILERSIDKEAHKDILDNITAKL; translated from the coding sequence GTGAATATAAACGCAACTCTGTTCGGTCAAGCGATAGCTTTTGCTATTTTTGTATTGTTCTGCATGAAATATGTATGGACACCATTGATAGCAGCTATAGAAGAGCGTCAGAAAAAAATTGCTGACGGTTTGTCTGCAGCCGAACGTGCTGAAAAAGATCTTGATCTAGCGAAAGCGAATGCTTCTGAACGTATGAAAGAAGCGAAACGTACAGCTGCTGAAGTTATTGAGCAAGCGAACAAGCGTAAATTACAAATTATTGATGAAGCTCGTGTTGAAGCTGAAGGTGAGCGTGAAAAGATTATCGCTCAGGCCGCAGCCGAGATTGAGTCATTACGTAACCGGGCTCGCGATGACTTACGTAAACAGGTAGCTGCATTGGCTGTAGCTGGTGCAGAGAAAATTCTTGAGCGTTCAATTGATAAAGAAGCGCATAAAGATATTCTCGATAATATTACTGCAAAATTATAG